A stretch of the Diorhabda sublineata isolate icDioSubl1.1 chromosome 11, icDioSubl1.1, whole genome shotgun sequence genome encodes the following:
- the LOC130450515 gene encoding glycoprotein 3-alpha-L-fucosyltransferase A-like, with product MPPRLSARRLFLIILLFFSVSILISIHHRFSWIRVGTGSDLQNNEDDSDTVGIEPFVSASNHLDLSAEIGNEEDSTSRGNQGKPWFMKGGTDFPGNNRGPLRLFPDQADGDRIVEQLMYVPEDYQGFDTPEKVILAYNGLGAWGQKSGPASFLGCPVSRCTLTDDRSKATVADAILYKDHFIHPGVNRPMKQIWIIYFLECPYHTQGVKFPDIINWTATYRRDSDIVAPYERWTYYDPQVRQKVQNKDYTVNKTKKVAWFVSNCGARNGRLSYAKELGKYIPVDIYGTCGPLKCPRSDKKCFEILEKEYKFYLAFENSNCRDYITEKFYVNGLGQNVLPIVMGARPEDYQRSAPEGSYIHVDEFAGPQELAAYLHRLDNDNNLYNSYFKWKGTGEFINTFFWCRLCAMMHAPQSSQRHYEDINDWWRGPGVCTTKSWRNAEFV from the exons ATGCCCCCGCGACTATCGGCGCGCAGGCTCTTTCTAATAATTCTCTTATTCTTTAGCGTTTCGATTCTGATATCGATACATCATCGATTTTCGTGGATTCGAGTAGGTACAGGTTCCGATTTGCAGAACAATGAAGACGATTCAGATACAGTTGGCATCG AGCCGTTTGTATCCGCTTCAAATCACTTGGATCTATCGGCGGAAATCGGTAATGAAGAAGATTCTACTTCAAGAGGGAATCAAGGCAAGCCCTGGTTCATGAAAGGTGGTACTGATTTTCCTGGAAATAATAGAGGACCTCTTAGATTATTTCCAGATCAAGCTGATGGAGATCGAATTGTAGAGCAACTGATGTACGTGCCAGAAGATTATCAAG GATTTGATACGCCGGAGAAAGTTATATTGGCTTACAACGGTTTGGGTGCGTGGGGTCAGAAGTCGGGACCAGCCTCTTTTCTTGGTTGTCCAGTGAGCAGATGTACGTTAACTGATGATCGAAGTAAAGCAACTGTTGCGGATGCCATTTTATATAAAGATCATTTTATACACCCAGGTGTCAACCGACCTATGAAACAG ATATGGATCATATACTTTTTGGAATGTCCGTATCATACGCAAGGTGTGAAATTTCCCGATATCATCAATTGGACCGCCACTTATAGGCGAGACAGTGATATTGTAGCCCCTTACGAAAGATGGACATATTATGACCCACAG GTTCGACAAAAAGTCCAAAATAAAGATTATActgttaataaaacaaaaaaagtagcATGGTTCGTATCGAACTGCGGAGCCCGTAACGGCCGCTTATCGTATGCCAAAGAACTTGGTAAATATATTCCAGTAGATATTTATGGTACATGCGGACCACTTAAG TGTCCTAGATcggataaaaaatgttttgagatATTAGAGAAAgagtataaattttatttggcATTTGAGAATTCTAATTGTCGAGATTACATAAcggaaaaattttatgtaaacgGATTGGGACAAAATGTTCTTCCTATTGTTATGGGAGCTAGACCTGAAGATTACCAAAGAAGTGCACCAGAAG GTTCCTATATTCACGTAGATGAATTCGCAGGACCCCAAGAATTAGCAGCTTATCTCCACAGACTTGATAATGATAACAATCTGTACAATTCTTACTTTAAATGGAAAGGTACGGGAGAAtttattaacacatttttttggtGTCGCTTGTGCGCAATGATGCACGCGCCTCAATCATCACAAAGACACTATGAAGACATTAATGATTGGTGGAGAGGCCCCGGAGTATGTACAACTAAATCTTGGAGGAACGCGGAGTTTGTTTAG